The sequence below is a genomic window from Silene latifolia isolate original U9 population chromosome 7, ASM4854445v1, whole genome shotgun sequence.
catcgtagtgcaaacctggcacttgggtgaaacctttagcaactagtcgtgctttgtagatatcttgttgaccttccacggaatgctttatcttgtaaagccatttgcattgaaggggacgaaccttagcaggtaagtcaacaagatcccatacgttgttctcatacatagagtccatctcggatttcatggcctcaagccatagtttcgagtcagaactggtcacggcacctttataggttgcgggttcactactcgttaagagtagaacgtcatctatgtcatgttcctcgaccataccaatgtatctgtccggaggaatagagactcttcccgacctcctaggttcctcaggaatattcaccgcagccgggattgaaggaacaggttcctccaatggttgctcggtgtttggttctggaatctccgacaggtcgaaggttctatcactctttgcattctcgagaaattccttctctaagaatgtcgcactcgccgcaacaaaaacacgttgttcggttggcgaatagaagtaatgaccacgtgatcctttaggataacctataaagtatgtcttgaccgatcgcgggccgagcttatcttcaggtctccacttgacataagcctcgcagccccaaacccgtataaaggacaagttagggaccgttcccttccatagttcatatggagtcttgtcaatgactttagacggacttcggttaagtattagagcggcgacaaaagagcataaccccataacgaatcgggtaaaaccgtgtgactcatcatggatcgaaccatatcaagtagtgttcgatttctccgttcggacacaccattcaaccgaggtgttccggtggagttaagcgtagggcaatcccacagtcctttaggtgttgatcaaactcgtgagaaagatactcgccaccacgatccgaacgcagtgtttttatctttctacccaacaggttctgtaccctattttggtattctttgaatttctcaaaagattcacttttgtgcttcattaagtagacatagccatatctactcaaatcgtccgtgaaagtgatgaaatacctatagccttctcgtgcggtgattgacataggaccacatacatccgtgtgtatgagccctaataggtcagcagcgcgcattccaacacctttgaaggaaatccgagtcatcttaccgatgagacatgattcacacgtgccaaatgattgaaaatcaaaggccgagatagctccatgtttgatgagctgttttacgcgtttctcattaatgtgtcccatacggcagtgccatagatacgtttgatctttgtcaccaacctttaactttttattcattacgtgtaatatttccgaggtctgatctaaaacataaattccgttcatggagactgccttgccgtaaatcatatcgtgtaatgagaaaatgcaagaattattttctattacaaatgaaaaaccaagtttatcaagcgcagaaactgaaataatgtttttcgaaagactaggaacataatagcagtcaaataaagacaactcaaatccgctaggaagctggatcacatatgtccccttggagatggcagctactcttgctccatttccaacacgcaggtccacctcaccctttacgaggggttcgatgtttcggagcccctgcacatgattacacagatgagaaccacaaccagtatcaagtacccaagttccgtaacttgcgtggttaatctcaatcatatgaataaaagtagaagaaagagaagacataccaacaggtttaacacgacctgcctttaagtcctcatgataaacaggacatgtgcgtctccaatgcccagtcttgtggcaatgatggcattccatgttttcactcttgctctttgtcatgcctgatgagttgctcgcctcaccaggaccactcttacctgaacccgacttcttgaacttcgccttacctactgttaggtttgccggagctttgcccttacctttccctttgtttgacacaacgagaacatcctgtttcgagctcccactgaacttcatgtccttctcggtctgtacgaggagggagtgcaattcatggggagttttcttcaaatcattcatatagtaattcgctctgaattgcgaataaccatcgtggagtgaatgaagaatacggtcgataacaatattctcgctgatgttacagttaaaggtctccagtttctcgacattctcaatcatgctgagaatgtgtgggctaacaggttggcccttctggagtctcgcatcaaagaagcgagtggtatgctcataggtcacgattctcggtgctttcgagaattccttggtgagcgtggtgaaaatcttgtttgcaccatgggctatgaagcgtttctgcaaattgggttccattgcaaaaatgagtacgtttttaatcgcacccgcttccatacagaaatcattaaacttggtgacttctgcagctctagccgtgggacctgggtttgccgggataggctccaagagatatttgagcttcccgtcagcagcggcagcattccgtaatgccgcctcccagtccgcgaagttggatccatcattcttcagtcgagtagactgattcatctgattcatgaagatcctaagccaggactcacggtccaatgtggcacttggcattgggttatcacttgaaccagccatttgatgtttagcagtttaaaatcgtgatctacactgaaaaagaaagaaaaacaaaacgaaataagcaactcatcgaggtgatttaagtctattttaaaattcattttaaacatgtagactctcgcacttgcataattgatctccctcaagaaagatacaagtgatcccaagactcaatttctgtaaattgataagccaactgtttagctaattcttccggaagaactcttggtcgatagatttccgtaaatcctatctatagtccaccatgatcacaggatcgtacgagtgaccatagtgttgagataaaataggtcaatcggttccaacttacccgacgtagaaggggtcatagtatgcctaccgacgaagaagggactcattggagtttgacctataaagaccgttctcaattttagtttatacgaggaagatcccatcaacaaaattataattcattttaagtgaacgaataactagcgtctgtcgtgaatgaatttatttggatgatggcttaaaacgtgtgacatgagaatgtcaatgaaaactaactcgtgacctctatatgtgtcagttttcatgcaataaattataggtggtttggtttttaggcggaatatgatgcaaataatcgttgcgaaaaataaataaaggaatgcaatacgtaaataaaaatttcctagtgtggcctatcctagtataagaacaaaatacaactttggaatccaccgttggacccgaaaagcttgtcttgatgttccatcttgatccaagtagcgggagtgagcatctggtctccatctttggtcttctcaaaaaattacaatttaaaattacaaatataaacctatttacattctaattaaaactgtaattacaagtgaaaaaaccaaaacggagatgcgagatctcaaaatacaaccaagaccgtgttccatcattacggtaacacgttctactaaggccacactaagttacaatcaattgtaaaaattaaatacgtaataaaaaggcattcacggcattcataaaattaacgataaataaaaatgcatcaactaaaaacaaattcattcgtgacataattccgtaattatgttaaatttatccaaaccaccttttgacgattaaaattcatgtgataaaaccgcttctatcatttaattttaatccattacaatccgtcattttaaagacgctttaaaataacttaatggtacgtgtgtgaaccgtttcacaatcatagcgagtgtacaatatccgtataaagtacatatagaagccaaaagaaaatttaaatcaaaagaaacaaattttcaaagctgttaaaacgGAAAcccttcgatccagggacataagtgctcgatcgagggacaaaagggctcgatcgactgaactgcaagtcgatcgagaggtatgctaaccaggaggtgctcgatcgacaacaccggtggtcgatcgagtacctatatcagcaaatctgctcgatcgagtacgaggataactcgatcgagcagaggggttttacaaaagggtcgatcgagtacaacaggggactcgatcgagcaaaaggttttgaaaggggtcgatcgagtacaacagggactcgatcgagcaaaaacaaggcagaaacagcactcgatcgagtagaaatacgctcgatcgaatgcttataaggctgaaacttcaaaaccctcgtaaAAAACAGTTTGtcaagacaaaatcaattgcaattttgatcaaaaacgcatcaaaacaaatttaacaattgacaaaaacttgacatgttgctataatctccgtataaaataacaacatgtaaaaacaacatgaaaattgaaacaaaacagccgtgtaaaacatgaGACGGCATggatttcgagacaaaacaacaacacgagcaaccgtgtaaacaggacacagttcccaatgcaaccaaaaacgcagcaattaaaaaaaatttctgccgagggGAAAAAAATTGAGCCGTGACATTTTTTTTAACCAAAATttatcgtttcaacaatcgtttgatgaaaacacatataaaattttacgtggcctctctctgataccacttgagggtcaatatccgtatactacccctttaattgtaggactataacgtaaaatttacatgtgaatattgtcataaaacataaaaacgataaggaacaagaaatcaacctcgggtccttgatgaacggcgtaaagaacagaaatcaaaccagattccctcctaattgttgcacccaagaccttgtccgagatatgcccttgtgctagaacagtgttctccgattgccttgcaatattgggagaactgatgtgagtttttcactggatgagagatccgaatttcgagaggcactgttcccgaaaccctaatttctttttgtgaaagaatgattaggttacaaagaggagagactccctctttgTATGGCTCGGCCGTGAGCTCTCaatggggagagtgggctttccactttctctcaTTTCTgactcatggtacgacccgaaaacCTAAATGCATATGACACGGTCTGatcataaactgttatcggttatcgaaaattaaggcatcagctaataatacgggttagctgaattattaatacgtgtccgacaaaacagtattgtataattacattcaatatacatttaattaaatataaatcgcttatatttaattttacgaattaactggttaattcgccttagcccatttaatccgtattaaatataatatctcaacatcacatatttgactaattactagtcaaataacttggactaactggttagtcaattttggcatctacatgacagtatttccATACTGTCgcgtctctcgaacgtatcctataggtgtgacttttagggaccagttgatcaccgccatctgtatgacaataacgtcaaacttatctagcaagccaaccgttattgataaacgtggatcaactgatgataataccaaagtatgccctttgatccttttagaggtttataagtccttgcactaactgttaaggacaccaaccccaacatggTGTTGGGGAGGGGCTAGGGTTTTTGGTGGTGGGGTTGGTTCTCCAATGATTAGGATTAGGTGGTAACAGATTAGGTGATGGAGTGGGCAGTGGCGCTGATTGGTAAGAGTGGGGTGGTGGGGTTGATGGTTGAGTTCAAGATGGTGTGGCTAAGGGTGAGTGTTAGGTGCGTAGTAAAGTTGGAGATATATGGGTCATTTGGCAAGTTTATTTTTCCCATGTGATGAAATGATATGAATCCGGTGAATTAGGCGTAAATGGTAAGTGGTATGAATCCACAAAATGGGAGGGAGTACTTGTTTTAGTTATGTTCAAAAGCTTTTAAGGCATGACATTTACGTAATTACATGTACTTGTTCTAAGAAGTCGAGCAAAAGTTAAACTTGTTACCCTATATGTATAAAAATTTTTGTGAACTTAATATATTGCtgtatatttttttgttttaggATGAAGATGAAGTTCTCATAGAATATTTGAAAGCAATTGTGGAACAAAAGATCAAAATTCTTTTACGTTGTGAGATGGGAGAGGTAAATAAGCTATCCTATTTGTCGATATTTTATCGGGTGCATACAAATTTAAGTTATATTTTTTTCACACTTCGATAAATACAATTGTTGCAACGGTATAAAGTGTATCAGCAGAAGCAGTTTTTGATGGCAAAGTTTATTCTTCCCCCGGGAACGAGGAGGCTTTTCTTCGTTTGAGGTTTTGTCATGACTCTGATACGTTGTTGGTAAGTTTGGTCAATACTCGATACATTTTTCGTTTCTTTCACTGCCTTGTTTGTGGCGTCTCTCTGTTGAATTAATCAACACGAGTTTCTTGGCTAGATTGATAGAGCATTACAGTTGATTGAAGATCTCCCAAATGCTCTTTCGAATGAATCTAGCTTGTTTGCCGTCATATCTAGAACAAGCCAAGGTACACATTTAATTGCTTGGAATTTATGTAATATGATCTTATAATCTCTTCTTGATTGTGTCACTTATTTGGAATTGCAAACAGTTTTCCAGCGCATCTATACTCGCGGAGGTTGTACAGGCATATCATGCAAAACAGTACAACGGACACTTGGAGGAAATCATATTAGTAATTACTTTTTTTAACCTCCTTTCCTTTTCCATTTTCTGAACTTCTACATAAACAATTAGCAAGATTGACAAACTAGAGATAACGGTTAATTAGATGGAACAACCTAAACACGCACCATCAATGTTTTGGGTCGTGGATAAGTAGAGAGACTATTTCACCTTATTCAAGTAGTGTGAAAATGTGTCGAGGCCTCGAGGGCATATTAAGACTTGGCTTGGCAAAGGCAATGTTGTGCATGACTTGAACTGTTGGCCTTAGTTAATCTGCATGGAACTCTCTCTAGTCTTAACAGCAACAATTAATGAAACTCAGGGCATTCTTTCATTCTACTGTAAAGGCTGATTTAGGATTTTGATTGTTATGGAATTTGTATCAGCTCTTGTTGCATTTTCATCCttttaatttattaatattaacatttgtcatgtGATATTGTTGGTTTAGGAGAGGAGAAAGATGTTACAAGAACTTAGCCGGTTTAATCATGATCTCCAATTCTGGAAGAGTATATTTAAGAGAATGATACCATATCAGTGCACCAGAAGGCATGTTTGTGTGGTTTTTCATGAAGCGGGTATATAAAAACCAACAATCTGTGGCACAGTGATTTCATGATGCATGTGGTTTTTGTCCTCAGCTGTGTTTTTGTGATTTAGGTAAAGAATATGTGTTTTTGTGATCTAGGTAAAGAATCTGAACTAGAGGACGTGGCTGAGTATGTTGATGATGGTGTCAGTTTTGAAGAATATTTGGACGATGAGCAATCAGATGACGATTCTAATACAATTCATATAATTCCATATGATTCTGAAGAGGAAGACGAAGAAGAATCAGTTGGTGATTCTGATGAAGAAGGTTCAAATACAATTCCAGATGATTCcgaagaagaagacgaagaaaaatCAGATGGCGATTCTGATGAAGAGGGTTCAGATACAATTCCAGATGATTCTGAAGAGGAACATGAAAATAAATTAGACTGAGTGAGCCACACTAGCAATACGACTGTAGATGGCATTTTGTCCCAAGCTTAATTCATGTTCACTCCTAGTAAGTACGAGTAAATCGCATATCTAGGGTAACTCCTTTCACTGTGCGTAATGGTTTAGCCTCTTAAGTTGAGCATCAGTTTACATGTAGAGTTGATTTTGCTGGGATGACTGCATGTTTGTGACCTGCTGATAATCATTGTGAGATATCCTGTCTTTTAGCCAGTTGCCAGACACTTGTGTACTCACTACTAAAAGGTAAAAATGTAGAGGTCCTCTATTGTGATTTCGTGAAGGTGCCATGTAAGCTGGAGTCTCTTTTTATCAAGGACTTGAATACGGAGTGGAAAATACCATGCTTTATTGATGGTCGAGAAGGAAAATGAACATTCGAAGGACGGGTAGGTAAACTTGATGATCAACTTAGTAATGTGTATATGGTCTTAATTATAAGTAGTGTTTAACTAGAAGTTACCTAAATTACTCACTCTCTATACCGTTGATTTTAATTAAATTTGCCAGTAGCAATTTAGAGAGTGACTTTAGAGTGCAACTTATTACTTGTATCCTAACAAGAGCCACCTAGAATGACTggtgataggtccattttatatacattttaaccccctattttacctctattttacatgtcatttgcactaatgttagtgtttgtgagctaattccgtgttctagttgtgtttgcttgttttcCATTGTGTTTAGTAGggaattaagcttttagtagctttttcccgccaaagtagcaagtacaagagttcacgaggctaatgagagcaagtcttgatcatgcaaaggagtttcgagaagcataggggcattttgggaagaaattggaaaactcgagcaagaggaaaccaatcttagttggtggatatgtaaagaaatgaaatccaaATGAAAGCCCATGATAAGAGTTTGCATTGGATGTCAAAGGATGCTTAAGATACCTTAGACGGACGCATTAAGACATAAGTATCGGattccgcatcaacattaagcgcaaagttaagacggaattaagagaaatttgagaaaaCCCATGACcccgtgttggaatatgtgtcctccgataataatgcgatcacaattgttgatcataatgatcacatgtttaaatctcattttaagaatacatgtgggatgtaatattttacagtcaactggttcacacatatcggtaatgattggctgactagagtttgacattactgtcgtgcgacggtggtgatcagttgatccccttaggtcatacctataaggaaatactcttaattgattatttaattaatcgtatgccgatacgagttaattaaattgcttaaaattgacgaatgattttgtgagtaaagttaacgtgtcttattgtaatttgattaaatgagatacggtctaagtaatcgaattgttttattacttagataaaattattgtttacgaaacaattgaaattgaatgaataatctattataaatacaagacgttgtaatttataattgataaaccgttttggtacaagtaattacgaattactagtcgattttgtatatgacatattttatgagtatgttgatttttaatatgttaaaaatacattacaatttcacatgtcaagttatatgtcacatatgtcacaattgacaaatgacaaaataaaatggaccatccattttataatgaaagtgccgaaatatggagggaattaaggtgtatattgtgttttcatttttgagtggaaaacacaatgataagaccttgcttgtagccttgcatgcctatgatttcttgggtagaaaaactagcccatgcattggacactcttaccctcctccaaccggtttttcaaGGAGAAAAGAGAGAGCTTTTCATCCATCATTTTTCCATTCAATACTTGACcataatattttctagtgtaagaaaattactctctctacatcttatgaaaattctagagaaataaaactcacataatcactcctcttgaaccgatttttcaagagaaaAACTATAATTTtagtgtcaattttatagtaagacttatattatttctagtacaaaataatattagttattaagaggtttccttgggtatatgcttttgggagagattctaaacttgaatcttattcatccattgttggaaagctcaagaactaacaagaaggagatcttgttggtgcccataaaaccgaaatcacatagtaaggaaaacgatttcttctttacttctatttatgtttgcatgcataagatctagaacttattttatgactaaataaattgattcatatatgaatatgcaaattaatgagattaataattactaacaagcggtatcaagagccttatgttgtttgcatgcaaatcggttatagtttttccgagttatacgattaacaaataaaacttataaatttgtgtttattatgatatatcacgaaatcaattattcatgttaaagtttctggtcctaaaatttatttaggatattttggttaatttatggattttattgttcattttatataataatggcattaaaaatgtgattttatgataaaaatgtcatttttggactaaaattagctaaacttcgttttttccagtggttttttgatatgttttcacatatattatattttgatgacctgtaaagtttcataattttatgagttcttatgctcgaaatatgtatttttcatgataaaatcgaatttaaatggaaaaataggttaatatgagtaatatttcgaatctggtcatagaaatttagaatgttgtcacatacaattttataagatgtgtgtaaaataattggctataatgaagtcattatgcatgatttatgaatttttaatgaaaaataacataaatagtgactttaattagtgaaaattgctaaaacatacttcatgactaaggaaaaacgtcacatgttgcattttatcacctatttcagatctaaaattgaaaagttgataaatataatttttctcatatttttatgattataattgacaaatccgataaaccgcaacattgttttttccgataaatttcgaaatttttaacctacgtttttgaatattatgagtgtcatggtatttttccagaatgttcatgagtttaaattttgaatttatttgaaatttttgtgatttatttgaagtttatggcattatattgtaattttaagtccttttatgaacaatattaagaaatataagttaattatagtcaatatgttagtggagactaattttgagtcctaagatggttagggtaattaactaatacataaatgtgattttatgtaatttattgtgattttaaaaggttgaatcacgcaaatccgtaaaaaccgtttaatatacgatattggctccttaaaggcgatttagcataaaattgggcatgttcatacatattataatgcttcattttatttatgattgtcataattttattttatgtaatttttgaattatgtaattttacttagtatggccttagtttttaattaatattacccgaaatgtatgggaatatcgattcggttgtaatttattgtgatctcgtatcagcgttttgtaatttaatagatttatttttatttttaattacaaatgtataataggaaattatgtaatttgttatgtaatttatttattccggagatccttgaagacggtgccactcaagaaggcgatccattaaagacggtgttacctcgagatgcgtgccaaaaccgaagctcaagggaccaatggagttggtttccgaatttttaatagtttattagatttactatttttaggaaggccatactaggattttttttatgctttgcattttatttatatgttgcatgcatcgctaaatcgctataactaaacatgcatttttaatcgagtttatcgaccgtgtcaattaaaattatcgtagttcaccgctttagttcacttaaaacgtgatagataataaattgacatgacctctcgctaaaataaacaattgagacttaccCTTagcaaaaagtagaaaccatgaaaacctatttcgtgagggagtgcactcggctttaccggggtataaaccttgttacgtaggggaaatgggtgataaatgtctaccaaccgaatttataaagatgagggttgttttcggctttaccgatgcccaagttgatgtaaatttggatcatggacacatttattcgaaatttgggttgaactcaacgaaagtattctcgacggttgccggatgtgtttcggctaaagataaatattaatgtaattttatcgaccaagagttctaaaagtagaatcgattaaagagttaatccaccgagttatattgatgagggttgtattcggctttaccgatgcccaagttaatatgaatttggatcttggaatcatttatcatagttgggtagatgtcactatgtaaatgcttcacttgttatttacaagtattaataaaacgataaatgttaagttttccactattccgttatcatattgttctatttctttaccacaattcatatacaa
It includes:
- the LOC141591213 gene encoding uncharacterized protein LOC141591213, producing the protein MLFRMNLACLPSYLEQAKFSSASILAEVVQAYHAKQYNGHLEEIILERRKMLQELSRFNHDLQFWKSIFKRMIPYQCTRRHVCVVFHEAGKESELEDVAEYVDDGVSFEEYLDDEQSDDDSNTIHIIPYDSEEEDEEESVGDSDEEGSNTIPDDSEEEDEEKSDGDSDEEGSDTIPDDSEEEHENKLD